In Zonotrichia albicollis isolate bZonAlb1 chromosome 11, bZonAlb1.hap1, whole genome shotgun sequence, a single genomic region encodes these proteins:
- the SPG11 gene encoding spatacsin isoform X2 — protein sequence MAAAGAPAELRVLLVPRSEQPRGAARVRLSRARHALGTVLLAGGIRLESLGPGGAGQRGSVLPGAWADFLWDSSEEDGSQSNKTKLLALAQSHDLFVYEFNVEDGKHNPNSLHSCEAETLKKLLEDKNISLPSISSVKILSFGNNKCKLLLNQFLLVHLAFPGEGSAPEPCGCFPLALPAGAVGRIADSHFCRGILFLLDSAGWIYMFDCCDGAGLGKVGVALGAGQGQGPAPVSPLAALAVSPDLSTAVVTNSSHWALAVQLNTYFRQFPEHLFCKRDPENLPVKPAEGLDEDELASSEHSMELLPLPFRTDRSWKAHLSSLWDRVRRRRTPGSPHLVNNLNLPWYQFFTHLEDHDPEVCEDPERMVAFVPRAVTWAASPALQGQPGAAGQQWAQIPVGAAQDMVGLECKLVTGAKAVFVGQAQDMGLTVALWDFESQGVTCSHFGRSSAYVECSAELPLCLLLTECGLSLVLFGVTQEEFLTRLMMFGSAGVVDSLCHLNGWERCSIPIHALEAGLENRQLDTVDLFLKSKESVFSLSAACPGAAASQSYLRSLEELRPALDLLCSAIQDNDMEPHSKPFSEQLLNLALAFLTKQLEEIFVHTEEPDEFLQKAADILTDYIIKLRKFLRRYPHPAVTPGHGAELDEDLPEIEESQKWEKLTPEEVIAEAILSNKIPEAQIFFRRQKHPAESLQEFLQTGLSLVYDCLLRGSTREASELLRNMGLDVKQELHKICLHTQDRHVRELLVKVLQEENYFSEKEKKMIDFVHQVESFYSESFQENKETQALSRCSSWRRQQELAGPRAVLGSQLGWGSPGAPRLTLTLSWALCWEPLLQDMVLLPWRAQQELKSCSAEVLWMHATAQHDWLRICSWIEEAEPSQAPCGSAAWPPLSPDIVDRSTLCSPYMRQDILNKLARKGIFVPSELEDFELLLQRLSCLGGVLQNPHPVPKYSSASGLDFHAQFVLHCLEHSLQYLLYTYLDYYSLTPANCPVLGNKELQEAHPWFEFLVQCRGVASNPRDPKMIFQASLANAQMLIPSSQGGVSSILLEGRTLLALATTVYGPGGIDQVLQNEDTEKPLKKVDPQLLKMALTPYPKLKAALFPSCTAHGILPPDISLYHLLQSLMPFDPTKLFGWQSTNTLAVSDAWSQLPHFSSPGLVSRHAVQERLHFLFYLRHGRPAFAFGTFLGQQLARSKAPRLLMQQAAREAQLLALSCFGVPSVAAACVCFLELLGQDSLGLRVALRAASLISSHSPTRDSLAVEKLTRLADGDKAAAAAVLTSLEEAFWDNIEQQGIKRTSSDCSRQWSLVVQFCKLHSLELSTSFLRECARANEWLQFLIQSQLHGHQPAQVIPLLQDFPAVLQDHLQLALGRLPGAGAAAAARARAGSLFHTLLQCQEQPSPCGFLLAQGLGARAPILSVLAACCPGANLISCLCVWIVTSVDDATRAEATAHTQGRAEGPQWDLQDLAVIWKVFLRKQKSKTLLNGFQLFLKDSPLLHILEMYELCMNCKKYNEAKAKLDKFQESLTNLGAAGGAAPAVPLPWLRSQALFLLELMLQQCRTDYELGKLLQLLAAAESLLLDGPHLRRLCALSQALRDSSIPISRSMLTPCSLEAFQGQCSSILEQLQEKGMFSLAREVAALAELPVDSVVTHEVLRDLHHLRDSGQWHQSQSRAEFWQKCNDTFSRHCICSRAAAQFFLRQADSVREPSGQERTASLMERQLLLTLAGHWLAKEPGVAVQELQDVEKQLWRCRVAQRALLPEGSQPCPCPGAQRLGRLAEQFSFARLAALEAAEPRGLRALPARAAPGAALGAAERAALETLLGTLLEQGSVHEAARVCHYFQLWHRDVALVLLCRALALGEAALEQLQPEVQSLLSAGASAEPGASSLEDWAPLGCGDDAVVAALKALAEECVHGRGYCRQVLCLYELSKELSCSFAEVSAREPREVLGAILARRGPERGRRAQAFIACQGLPPGTVAPLLAQQITHELLASAQGKGQKQAWNPAVESQELLQLAKLCQDHTLVGMKLLDKISSVPRGELSCITELLILAHSLFSLTCHMEGITRVLQAARLLTEEHLAPREEYGLLVRLLTGIGRYNEMTYIFELLHQKHYFEVLMRKKLDPSGTLKAALLDYTKRCRPGDSEKHNMIALCFSMCREIGQNHEAAACTQLKLIECRPWEESLQDVPNLKKLLLKAVTLFIDAAESYSKDSCVRQALRCRRQTRLITLQLHFLGSGQSTRIINLGRQELPGAILALPRFYQAAIVAEAYEFLPDWAEVLFQQVITRGDFVYLEEFRQQRPLRPGLFEEVAKKVKQQHAPADAALRNLKRFLSHCEDIYTYYRLAYDHKFYDVVNSLLKDPQTGCCLNDLLSN from the exons CTTCCTGTGGGACAGCTCAGAAGAGGATGGTTCGCAGTCCAACAAGACAAAGCTGCTGGCTCTTGCTCAAAGCCATGACCTGTTTGTCTATGAGTTCAACGTAGAAGATGGAAAACACAACCCCAATTCCCTGCACAGTTGTGAGGCAGAGACGCTGAAAAAGCTCCTTGAAGATAAAAATATCA gtttgccttcaattTCTTCTGTGAAGATTCTGTCTTTTGGAAACAACAAGTGCAAACTTCTGCTCAACCAGTTTCTCCTTGTGCACCTGGCCTTTCCTGGGGAGGgctcagccccagagccctgtggctgcttccccctggccctgcctgcaggagctgtggggaggaTTGCAGACTCCCACTTCTGCAGGGGGATCCTGTTCCTGTTGGACAGTGCTGGCTGGATTT ACATGTTTGACTGCTGTGATGGTGCCGGCCTGGGGAAGGTGGGTGTAGCCctgggggctgggcaggggcagggcccagcccctgtgtcccccctggctgccctggcagtgtcccctgACCTCAGCACGGCCGTGGTGACCAACAGCAGCCACTGGGCCCTGGCTGTGCAGCTCAACACCTACTTCAG ACAGTTCCCTGAACATTTGTTCTGTAAGAGAGATCCTGAAAATCTGCCAGTGAAgcctgcagaggggctggacgAGGATGAGCTGGCCAGTTCTGAGCACAGCATGGAGCTCCTGCCGCTGCCCTTCCGCACAGACAG GTCCTGGAAGGCGCACCTGTCCTCACTGTGGGACAGAGTCAGGAGGAGAAGAacaccaggctctccacattTGGTGAACAACCTGAATTTGCCTTGGTATCAGTTTTTTACCCATCTGGAAGATCACGATCCTGAAGTTTGTGAGGATCCAGAGAGGATGGTGGCCTTTGTCCCCCGGGCTGTCACTTGGGCAGCTTCCCCAGCTCTCCaagggcagcctggggctgcaggacagcagtggGCACAAATCCCCGTGGGAGCAGCGCAGGACATGGTGGGACTGGAGTGCAAGCTGGTGACTGGAGCCAAGGCTGTGTTTGTGGGGCAGGCACAGGACATGGGGCTGACTGTGGCGCTCTGGGATTTCGAGTCCCAGGGCGTGACGTGTTCCCACTTTGGCAGGAGCAGTGCCTATGTGGagtgcagtgcagagctgcccctgtgTCTGCTGCTGACAG AGTGTGGTCTGtccctggtgctgtttggggtcACTCAGGAGGAGTTCCTGACCAGGCTGATGAtgtttggcagtgctggggtcgTGGATTCCCTGTGCCACCTCAATGGCTGGGAGAGGTGCTCCATTCCCATCCATGCCCTCGAG GCAGGTTTGGAGAATCGCCAGCTGGACACGGTGGACTTGTttttgaaaagcaaagaaagtgTTTTCAGTCTGtctgcagcctgccctggggctgctgcctcccAGTCCTACCTGAGAA GTCTGGAGGAGCTCAGGCCAGCTCTGGacttgctgtgctcagcaatcCAGGACAATGATATGGAGCCCCACAGCAAACCCttctctgagcagctcctgaaCCTCGCCCTGGCTTTCCTCACcaagcagctggaggagatctTTGTGCACACAGAGG AGCCTGATGAGTTCCTGCAGAAGGCTGCAGATATTTTAACTGATTACATCATTAAGCTGAGGAAGTTCCTGAGGAGATACCCTCACCCAGCAGTGACCCCAGGGCACGGAGCTGAGCTGGATGAGGACCTGCCTGAGATAGAAGAGagccaaaaatgggaaaaactgaCTCCAGAG GAAGTCATTGCTGAGGCCATCCTAAGCAACAAAATACCCGAGGCCCAGATCTTCTTCAGAAGGCAGAAACACCCTGCTGAGAGTCTGCAGGAGTTTCTGCAGACAGGCTTGAGCCTGGTCTATGACTGCCTGCTGAGGGGCAGCACCAGGGAGgcctcagagctgctgaggaacaTG GGCTTGGACGTGAAGCAGGAGCTGCACAAGATCTGCTTGCACACCCAGGACAGGCACGTCAGGGAGCTCCTG GTGAAAGTCTTACaagaagaaaattacttttctgaaaaagagaagaaaatgattGACTTTGTGCATCAGGTTGAAAGCTTCTACTCAGAATCCTTCCAGGAAAACAAAGAGACTCAGGCTCTTTCCAG gtgcagcagctggaggaggcagcaggagctcgCTGGGCCccgggcagtgctgggctcccagctgggctggggcagccccggcGCCCCCCGGCTCACCCTGACCCTCAGCTGGGccctctgctgggagcccctgctgcaggacatggtgctgctgccctggagagCACAGCAAG AGCTCaagagctgcagtgctgaggtgcTCTGGATGCACGCGACAGCCCAGCATGACTGGCTGAGGATTTGTTCCTGGATTGaggaggcagagcccagccaggctccGTGTGGCAGCGCTGCCTGGCCCCCCCTGAGCCCTGACATcgtggacaggagcactctgtgcAGCCCCTACATGAGACAGGACATCCTCAACAAGCTGGCCAG aaagggaatttttgtcCCTTCTGAGCTGGAAGATtttgagctgctgctccagaggtTGTCGTGCCTGGGAGGAGTCCTGCAGAATCCTCACCCTGTTCCAAAATACAGCTCTGCCAGTGGCCTGGACTTCCACGCTCAGTTTGTCCTGCActgcctggagcacagcctgcagTACCTGCTCTACACTTACCTGGACTACTACAG TTTAACCCCTGCAAACTGCCCTGTCCTGGGTaacaaggagctgcaggaggcacatCCCTGGTTTGAGTTCCTGGTGCAGTGCAGAGGGGTTGCCAGCAATCCCCGAG ATCCCAAGATGATTTTCCAGGCCAGCCTGGCCAACGCTCAGATGCTGATCCCCAGCAGCCAGGGGGGTGTGAGCAGCAtcctgctggagggcaggaccctgctggccctggccacCACAGTCTATGGGCCTGGGGGCATTGACCAG GTCCTTCAGAATGAAGATACAGAAAAACCTCTGAAGAAAGTTGATCcacagctcttgaagatggcCTTGACCCCTTACCCCAAGCTCAAGGCTGCTCTCTTTCCCTCCTGCACTGCTCATGGGATTTTGCCTCCTGACATCTCTCTGTACCACCTCCTGCAG TCATTAATGCCCTTTGATCCCACGAAATTGTTTGGCTGGCAGTCAACGAACACTCTGGCTGTGTCAG ATGCCTGGAgccagctgccccacttctccAGCCCCGGGCTGGTGAGCAGGCACGCCGTGCAGGAGAGGCTGCATTTCCTGTTCTACCTGCGCCACGGCCGGCCCGCCTTCGCCTTCGGCACCTTCCTGGGCCAGCAGCTGGCCAGGAGCAAAGCCCCCAGGCTGCT GATGCAGCAGGCGGCTCGGGAggcccagctgctggccctgAGCTGCTTTGGTGTCCCCTCGGTGGCTGCGGCCTGCGTGTgcttcctggagctgctgggccaggaCAGCCTGGGGCTGCGGGTGGCCCTGAGGGCTGCCAGCCTCatctccagccacagccccaccaGGGACTCGCTGG CAGTGGAGAAGTTAACAAGGTTGGCTGACGGtgacaaggcagcagcagcagcagttctgaCCTCCTTGGAAGAGGCTTTCTGGGATAACATTGAGCAGCAAGGCATAAAGAG GACATCCAGTGACTGCAGCCGGCAGTGGTCCCTGGTGGTGCAGTTCTGCAAGCTGCACAGCCTGGAGCTGAGCACGTCCTTCCTGAGGGAGTGTGCCAGAGCCAACGAGTGGCTGCAGTTCCTGATCCAGAGCCAGCTCCACGGCCACCAGCCCGCCCAG GTCATTCCCCTGCTGCAGGATTTCCCTGCCGTGCTCCAGGATCACCTGCAGCTGGCCCTGGGGAGGCTGccgggagctggggctgctgctgcagccagggcccgTGCAGGGAGCCTGTTCCACAccctgctgcagtgccaggagcagcccagcccctgcggcttcctgctggcacagggactcGGGGCACGGGCACCCATCCTCAGCGTGCTGGCAGCCTGCTGtcct GGTGCCAACCTCATCTCCTGCCTCTGTGTGTGGATTGTCACTTCTGTGGATGATGCCACCAGGGCTGAGGCCACTGCCCACacgcagggcagggcagagggtCCCCAGTGGGACCTGCAGGACCTTGCTGTCATCTGGAAAGTCTTCCTGAGGAAGCAGAAGAGTAAAACACTTCTGAATGGCTTCCAGCTCTTTTTAAAG GATTCCCCTTTGCTGCACATCCTGGAGATGTATGAGCTGTGCATGAACTGTAAGAAGTACAACGAGGCTAAAGCCAAACTGGACAAATTTCAGGAAAGCCTCACAAAC ctgggggctgcagggggagcGGCCCCCGCGGTGCCGCTGCCGTGGCTGCGCTCGCAGGCGCTGTTCCTCCTGGAGCTGATGCTGCAGCAGTGCCGCACTGACTACGAGCTGGGcaagctcctgcagctcctggctgcgGCAGAGAGCCTGCTGCTGGACG GCCCCCACCTGCGGAGGCTCTGTGCCCTCAGCCAGGCCCTGAGGGACTCCTCCATCCCCATCAGCCGCTCCATGCTGACCCCCTGCAGCCTGGAGGCCTTCCAGGGCCAGTGCAGCtccatcctggagcagctgcaggagaagggAATGTTCAGCCTGGCTCGGGAggtggcagccctggctgagctgcctgtgGACAGCGTGGTCACACACGAG GTTCTGAGGGATCTGCATCATTTAAGAGACAGTGGCCAGTGGCAtcagagccagagcagagcagagttcTGGCAGAAGTGCAACGACACCTTCAGCAGACATTGCATCTGCAGCCGAGCCGCAGCACAGTTCTTCCTGCGCCAGGCTGACAGCGTGCGGGAGCCCTCGGGGCAGGAGAGGACAGCCAGCCTGATGGAgcggcagctgctgctcacgcTGGCCGGGCACTGGCTGGCCAAGGAGCCCGGGGTGGccgtgcaggagctgcaggacgTGGAGAAGCAGCTGTGGCGGTGCCGCGTGGCACAGCGGGCACTGCTGCCCGAGGGCTCGCAGCCGTGCCCGTGCCCCGGGGCGCAGCGCTTGGGCCGGCTGGCCGAGCAGTTCTCCTTTGCCAGGCTGGCAGCCctggaggcagccgagccccgcgggctgcgggcactgccagcccgggcGGCACCGGGGGCGGCACTGGGGGCCGCGGAGCGGGCGGCGCTGGAGACCCTGCTGGGcaccctgctggagcagggcagcgtGCACGAGGCCGCCCGCGTGTGCCACTACTTCCAGCTGTGGCACCGGGACGtggccctggtgctgctctgcagggccctggccCTGGGCGAGGCCgcgctggagcagctgcagcccgaGGTGCAGAGCCTGCTGTCGGCCGGGGCCAGCGCAGAGCCGGGCG CATCCAGCCTGGAGGACTGGGCCCCTCTGGGGTGTGGGGATGATGCCGTGGTGGCAGCGCTGAAGGCCCTGGCAGAGGAAtgtgtccatggcaggggttacTGCAGGCAGGTCCTGTGCCTCTACGAGCTCTCCAAG gagctgagctgctcctttgcgGAG GTGTCGGCGCGGGAGCCCCGCGAGGTGCTCGGGGCCATCCTGGCGCGGCGggggccggagcggggccgcAGGGCCCAGGCCTTCATcgcctgccaggggctgcccccTGGCACCGTGGCAccgctgctggcacagcagatCACCCACGAGCTGCTGGCCTCCGCCCAGGGAAAAG GGCAGAAGCAGGCTTGGAACCCTGCAGTGGAGagccaggagctcctgcagcttgccaagctgtgccaggatcACACCTTGGTTGGGATGAAGTTGCTGGATAAAATCTCCTCTGTGCCTCGTGGGGAGCTGTCGTGCA TTACAGAGCTGCTGATCCTGGCGCACAGCCTCTTCAGCCTGACGTGCCACATGGAGGGCATCACTCGGGTGCTGCAGGCGGCTCGGCTGCTCACCGAGGAGCACCTGGCGCCCAGGGAGGAGTACgggctgctg gtgcgcCTGCTGACGGGCATTGGCAGGTACAATGAGATGACCTACATCTTCGAGCTGCTGCACCAGAAACACTACTTCGAGGTGCTCATGAGGAAGAAGCTGGACCCG aGCGGGACGCTGAAGGCGGCACTGCTGGACTACACCAAGCGCTGCCGGCCCGGCGACAGCGAGAAGCACAACATGATCGCGCTGTGCTTCAGCATGTGCAGGGAGATCGGCCAGAACCACGAGGCTGCCGCCTGCACCCAGCTCAAACTCATCGAGTGCCGGCCCTGGG agGAGTCTCTTCAGGATGTTCCAAATTTaaagaagctgctgctgaaagCTGTGACTCTCTTCATTGATGCAGCAGAAAGTTACTCCAAG GACTCGTGTGTGCGGCAGGCGCTGCGCTGCCGCCGCCAGACGCGGCTCATCACGCTGCAGCTGCACTTCctgggctcagggcagagcaCCAGGATCATCAacctgggcaggcaggagctgccaggagccATCCTGGCCTTGCCCAGGTTCTACCAG gcagccatCGTGGCCGAGGCCTACGAGTTCCTGCCGGACTGGGCTGAGGTTCTGTTCCAGCAGGTGATCACCAGGGGGGACTTTGTGTACCTGGAGGAGTTCCGGCAGCAGCGGCCGCTGCGGCCCGGCCTCTTTGAGGAGGTGGCCAAGAA GGTCAAACAGCAGCACGCCCCTGCTGATGCTGCCCTGCGGAACCTGAAGCGGTTCCTCAGCCACTGTGAGGACATCTACACCTACTACAGGCTGGCCTACGACCACAAGTTCTATGACGTGGTGAACTCCCTGCTGAAGGACCCTCAGACTGGCTGCTGCCTCAACGACCTCTTATCCAACTGA